A region from the Enterobacter roggenkampii genome encodes:
- the glnG gene encoding nitrogen regulation protein NR(I), protein MQRGIVWVVDDDSSIRWVLERALTGAGLSCTTFESGSEVLDALTTKTPDVLLSDIRMPGMDGLALLKQIKQRHPMLPVIIMTAHSDLDAAVSAYQQGAFDYLPKPFDIDEAVALVERAISHYQEQQQPRHAPDFGPTTDIIGEAPAMQDVFRIIGRLSRSSISVLINGESGTGKELVAHALHRHSPRAKAPFIALNMAAIPKDLIESELFGHEKGAFTGANTIRQGRFEQADGGTLFLDEIGDMPLDVQTRLLRVLADGQFYRVGGYAPVKVDVRIIAATHQNLEQRVQEGKFREDLFHRLNVIRVHLPPLRERREDIPRLARHFLQVAARELGVEAKQLHPETDAALTRLAWPGNVRQLENTCRWLTVMAAGQEVLIQDLPAELFEATAPESSSGHALPDSWATLLAQWADRALRSGHQNLLSEAQPEMERTLLTTALRHTQGHKQEAARLLGWGRNTLTRKLKELGME, encoded by the coding sequence ATGCAACGAGGGATAGTCTGGGTAGTCGATGACGATAGCTCCATCCGTTGGGTGCTTGAACGCGCGCTCACAGGGGCAGGATTAAGCTGCACGACGTTTGAGAGCGGCAGCGAAGTGCTCGACGCACTCACCACTAAAACGCCCGATGTTCTGCTGTCGGATATCCGTATGCCGGGCATGGACGGGCTGGCGCTGTTAAAGCAGATCAAACAACGCCACCCTATGCTTCCGGTCATCATAATGACGGCTCATTCCGATCTGGATGCCGCGGTGAGCGCTTACCAGCAAGGGGCATTCGATTATCTGCCCAAACCGTTTGATATCGACGAAGCGGTGGCGCTGGTTGAGCGCGCGATTAGCCATTACCAGGAGCAGCAGCAGCCGCGCCACGCGCCCGATTTTGGGCCAACCACCGACATCATCGGCGAAGCGCCGGCGATGCAGGACGTGTTTCGCATTATTGGCCGTCTGTCCCGCTCGTCCATCAGCGTCTTGATCAACGGCGAATCGGGGACCGGTAAAGAGCTTGTGGCCCATGCCCTGCATCGCCACAGCCCGCGGGCAAAAGCGCCGTTTATCGCCCTGAATATGGCGGCGATCCCGAAGGACTTGATTGAATCCGAACTGTTCGGGCACGAAAAAGGGGCGTTTACCGGCGCAAATACCATTCGCCAGGGGCGCTTCGAACAGGCTGACGGCGGCACGCTGTTCCTGGATGAGATCGGCGATATGCCGCTGGACGTTCAGACCCGTCTGCTGCGCGTGCTGGCCGACGGGCAGTTTTATCGCGTGGGCGGTTATGCGCCGGTGAAGGTGGACGTGCGTATTATCGCCGCGACCCACCAGAACCTGGAGCAGCGCGTGCAGGAAGGCAAATTCCGGGAGGATTTATTCCATCGTCTGAACGTCATTCGCGTTCATCTGCCGCCGCTGCGTGAACGCCGGGAAGATATTCCCCGCCTGGCGCGTCATTTCCTGCAGGTGGCCGCCCGCGAGCTGGGCGTAGAAGCCAAGCAGCTTCACCCGGAAACCGATGCTGCCCTCACCCGCCTCGCGTGGCCGGGCAACGTGCGTCAGCTGGAAAATACCTGCCGCTGGTTAACCGTGATGGCTGCCGGTCAGGAAGTGCTGATTCAGGATTTACCGGCCGAGCTGTTTGAGGCGACCGCGCCGGAAAGCAGTAGCGGACACGCGCTGCCGGACAGCTGGGCGACGCTGCTGGCGCAGTGGGCCGACCGCGCGCTGCGTTCCGGTCATCAAAACCTGCTGTCTGAGGCTCAGCCTGAGATGGAGCGTACGCTGTTGACCACCGCGCTTCGTCATACCCAGGGTCATAAGCAGGAAGCCGCTCGCCTGTTAGGATGGGGACGCAATACCCTGACGCGCAAGCTGAAAGAGCTGGGAATGGAGTAA
- the glnL gene encoding nitrogen regulation protein NR(II) — MATGTLPDAGQILNSLINSILLVDDELAVHYANPAAQQLLAQSARKLFGTPLPELLSYFSLNIGLMQESLQAGQGFTDNEVTLVIDGRSHILSLTAQRLPEGLILLEMAPMDNQRRLSQEQLQHAQQIAARDLVRGLAHEIKNPLGGLRGAAQLLTKALPDPALAEYTNVIIEQADRLRNLVDRLLGPQQPGMHVTESIHKVAERVVKLVSMELPENVTLVRDYDPSLPELAHDPDQIEQVLLNIVRNALQALGPEGGEIILRTRTAFQLTLHGVRYRLAARIDVEDNGPGIPSHLQDTLFYPMVSGREGGTGLGLSIARSLIDQHSGKIEFTSWPGHTEFSVFLPIKK; from the coding sequence ATGGCAACTGGCACGCTGCCCGATGCTGGGCAGATCCTCAATTCTTTGATTAACAGCATTTTGCTGGTGGATGACGAGCTGGCCGTTCATTACGCCAACCCGGCGGCACAGCAGCTGCTCGCCCAAAGCGCACGCAAACTGTTCGGCACCCCGCTTCCGGAACTTCTGAGCTATTTTTCGCTGAATATTGGCCTGATGCAGGAAAGTTTACAGGCGGGCCAGGGTTTCACCGATAACGAAGTGACGCTGGTGATCGACGGGCGCTCGCACATTCTGTCGCTGACCGCGCAACGTCTTCCCGAAGGCTTGATCCTGCTGGAAATGGCGCCGATGGATAATCAGCGTCGCCTGAGCCAGGAGCAGCTTCAGCATGCGCAGCAAATTGCCGCCCGAGACCTGGTGCGCGGCCTGGCGCATGAAATCAAAAACCCGTTGGGTGGGTTACGCGGCGCGGCGCAGCTTCTGACCAAGGCGCTGCCCGACCCTGCGCTGGCGGAGTATACCAACGTCATCATCGAGCAGGCGGACCGCCTGCGGAATCTGGTTGACCGTCTTCTCGGGCCACAGCAGCCGGGAATGCACGTCACAGAAAGCATCCATAAAGTGGCCGAGCGGGTGGTGAAGCTCGTCTCGATGGAGCTGCCAGAGAACGTCACGCTGGTGCGTGATTACGACCCAAGCCTGCCGGAACTGGCCCATGACCCGGATCAGATTGAGCAGGTCCTGTTGAACATTGTGCGCAATGCCCTGCAGGCGCTGGGACCGGAAGGGGGCGAGATTATTTTACGCACCCGTACCGCCTTCCAGCTCACGTTACACGGCGTGCGCTATCGGCTTGCGGCCCGTATCGACGTCGAGGATAACGGCCCCGGTATTCCATCGCATCTTCAGGACACTCTGTTCTACCCGATGGTCAGCGGCCGCGAAGGCGGAACCGGCCTGGGCTTATCCATTGCCCGCAGTTTGATCGACCAACACTCTGGAAAAATTGAATTTACCAGTTGGCCGGGACATACCGAGTTTTCGGTTTTCCTGCCGATTAAAAAATAA